In one window of Myxococcales bacterium DNA:
- a CDS encoding DUF1176 domain-containing protein, with translation MKRLPIALAVTAATAAAGMAVASPSSAPSKGAADAGAVARDAAAPVDPCAGPADLTKRDELTCADRKAWYGVVGWSEECEVSHDHSAIEGTGSLTFTKLGPGRWLGTVLCTLGAYQGEAELFVLEDGVDGGAPKATRLRFKVPGERRGTLTTTFTVSNFADYDAKKRELRTWTRYRGPGDCGSMARYAIVGTRAVLRELREQRECNGKETNENKWPRIYP, from the coding sequence ATGAAGCGCCTCCCCATCGCTCTGGCGGTGACCGCTGCGACGGCGGCCGCGGGGATGGCGGTGGCGTCGCCGAGCTCCGCGCCGTCGAAGGGCGCCGCCGACGCCGGCGCAGTCGCCCGAGACGCCGCGGCACCGGTCGACCCTTGCGCGGGGCCGGCCGACCTGACCAAGCGCGACGAGCTCACGTGTGCCGACCGCAAGGCCTGGTACGGCGTGGTCGGTTGGTCCGAAGAGTGTGAGGTGTCCCACGACCACAGTGCCATCGAGGGCACGGGAAGCCTGACGTTCACCAAGCTCGGGCCGGGTCGTTGGCTCGGCACGGTCCTCTGCACGCTCGGCGCGTACCAGGGAGAGGCCGAGCTCTTCGTCCTCGAAGACGGTGTCGACGGCGGCGCACCAAAGGCGACGCGTCTTCGCTTCAAGGTCCCCGGCGAGCGGCGAGGCACGCTCACCACCACGTTCACGGTCTCGAACTTCGCCGACTATGACGCCAAGAAGCGCGAGCTTCGCACCTGGACACGCTACCGGGGCCCCGGCGACTGCGGCTCGATGGCGCGTTACGCAATCGTTGGCACGCGCGCCGTTCTCCGCGAGCTTCGGGAGCAGCGAGAATGCAACGGCAAGGAGACGAACGAGAACAAGTGGCCGCGGATCTATCCCTGA